In Hamadaea flava, a genomic segment contains:
- a CDS encoding enolase C-terminal domain-like protein translates to MRIADIRATTVTVPLQAPLRHSNGAHWGRFVRTIVEVETDTGLIGLGELGGGGESAEAAIRGLNAYLKGHDPFQLEALRFAITNPTASLYNNRTQLHAAIEFACLDVIGQHLGVPVYDLLGGKLRDQVPFASYLFFRYANDDGEGEVRTPEQLAAEAAELKRQYGFSVHKLKGGVFHPDYELECYRALADAVPGDRLRYDPNAALSVGQARRFGQAIADLPNDYLEDPTWGLNGMRQLRDLGIPLATNTVVVNLEQLATNVRDPAVDVILLDTTFWGGIRPCVKAAGVCETFQLGVAVHSSGELGIQLATMLHLGAVLPNLAYAADAHYHHLRDDVITGGLMSYQDGTIAVPNGPGLGVTLDRAKVAEYAELYKELGGYPYDRDPGRPDWYPLIPNDRWADPS, encoded by the coding sequence GTGAGGATCGCCGACATCCGGGCCACCACCGTGACGGTGCCGCTCCAGGCGCCGTTGCGGCATTCCAACGGCGCCCACTGGGGCCGGTTCGTCCGCACCATCGTCGAGGTCGAGACCGACACCGGGCTCATCGGCCTCGGCGAGCTGGGCGGCGGCGGGGAGAGCGCCGAAGCCGCCATCCGTGGGCTGAACGCGTACCTGAAGGGGCATGATCCGTTCCAGTTGGAGGCGCTGCGATTCGCCATCACCAACCCGACGGCCAGCCTCTACAACAACCGCACCCAACTGCACGCCGCCATCGAGTTCGCCTGCCTGGACGTGATCGGGCAGCACTTGGGCGTACCGGTCTACGACCTGCTCGGCGGGAAGCTGCGCGACCAGGTGCCGTTCGCCTCCTATCTCTTCTTCCGGTACGCCAACGACGACGGCGAGGGCGAGGTGCGTACGCCGGAGCAGTTGGCCGCCGAGGCGGCCGAGCTGAAGCGGCAGTACGGGTTCAGCGTGCACAAACTCAAGGGCGGGGTGTTCCACCCCGACTACGAGCTGGAGTGCTATCGGGCGCTGGCCGACGCCGTTCCCGGCGACCGGCTCCGATACGACCCGAACGCCGCGCTCTCCGTCGGCCAGGCCCGGCGCTTCGGCCAGGCGATCGCCGACCTGCCCAACGACTACCTCGAGGACCCGACCTGGGGCCTCAACGGGATGCGGCAGTTGCGCGACCTCGGCATCCCGCTGGCGACGAACACGGTCGTGGTCAACCTCGAACAGCTGGCCACCAACGTCCGGGACCCCGCAGTCGACGTGATCCTGCTGGACACGACGTTCTGGGGCGGCATCCGGCCCTGCGTCAAGGCGGCCGGGGTGTGCGAGACCTTCCAGCTCGGGGTGGCCGTGCACTCGTCGGGCGAACTGGGCATCCAGCTCGCGACCATGCTGCATCTCGGCGCGGTGCTGCCGAATCTGGCGTACGCCGCCGACGCGCACTATCACCACCTGCGCGACGACGTCATCACCGGCGGTCTGATGTCCTACCAGGACGGAACCATCGCGGTGCCGAACGGCCCCGGGCTGGGCGTGACCCTGGACCGCGCCAAGGTCGCCGAGTACGCCGAGCTGTACAAAGAGCTGGGCGGGTATCCGTACGACCGCGATCCGGGGCGGCCCGACTGGTACCCGCTGATCCCCAACGACCGCTGGGCCGACCCGTCGTGA
- a CDS encoding 3-hydroxyacyl-CoA dehydrogenase family protein, with protein MTKKLTVIGAGLMGSGIAQVAAQAGWDVTLRDLDTAATTRGLDTIKKSLEKFAAKGTISTADAEAALARITPVTELEAAADADIVVEAVFESIEVKQEVFRALDGICKDTTVLATNTSAIPITQIAAVTSRPESVVGTHFFSPVPMMKLCELVRGLKTTDETLAAARSFAEEVGKTCIVVNRDVAGFVTTRLIAALVVEAVKLVENGVVSPEDLDIACKLGFGHAMGPLATTDLTGVDILAHAARNIYTETADPKFFPPELLQRMVAAGDLGRKTGKGFYTY; from the coding sequence ATGACGAAGAAGCTGACGGTCATCGGCGCCGGGCTGATGGGCTCCGGTATCGCGCAGGTGGCAGCCCAGGCCGGCTGGGACGTGACCCTGCGAGACCTGGACACCGCCGCCACCACACGTGGCCTGGACACCATCAAGAAGTCCCTGGAGAAGTTCGCCGCCAAGGGCACGATCTCCACCGCCGACGCGGAGGCGGCGCTGGCCCGGATCACCCCGGTGACCGAGCTGGAGGCGGCGGCCGACGCCGACATCGTCGTGGAGGCCGTCTTCGAGTCGATCGAGGTCAAGCAGGAGGTGTTCCGGGCGCTCGACGGGATCTGCAAGGACACCACCGTGCTGGCGACCAACACGAGCGCCATCCCGATCACGCAGATCGCCGCGGTGACCTCGCGTCCCGAGTCCGTCGTCGGGACGCACTTCTTCTCCCCGGTCCCGATGATGAAACTCTGCGAACTCGTACGCGGCCTGAAGACCACCGACGAGACGCTGGCAGCTGCCCGGAGCTTCGCCGAAGAGGTCGGCAAGACCTGCATCGTGGTCAACCGGGACGTCGCCGGATTCGTCACCACCCGCCTCATCGCGGCGCTCGTAGTCGAGGCGGTCAAGCTCGTCGAGAACGGCGTCGTCTCCCCCGAGGACCTCGACATCGCCTGCAAGCTGGGCTTCGGCCACGCGATGGGCCCGCTGGCGACCACCGACCTGACCGGCGTCGACATCCTCGCCCACGCCGCCCGCAACATCTACACCGAGACGGCCGACCCGAAGTTCTTCCCGCCCGAGCTGTTGCAGCGCATGGTGGCCGCCGGGGACCTCGGCCGCAAGACCGGCAAGGGCTTCTACACCTACTAA
- a CDS encoding SDR family NAD(P)-dependent oxidoreductase has translation MSELAGKTAVVTGGSMGIGEAVVSHLSAEGASVVYCGVGATVDTGSVVGRDLDVRSPADMQALVELAVSRFGGVDILVTSAGIQRYGTVEETTAELWDEVLAVNLTGVFNACQAALPELRKRAGAIVAVSSVQAFASQQRVAAYATSKAGVNALIKSIALDYAPYGVRANVVCPGSVDTPMLRWAADLYKGTSTVEETIDGWGARHPLGRVAQPAEVAEVVAFLAGPRSSFVTGSEYRVDGGLLTVNPASLSA, from the coding sequence ATGTCTGAACTCGCGGGAAAGACCGCAGTCGTGACCGGGGGATCCATGGGGATCGGCGAGGCCGTCGTCTCGCACCTGTCCGCTGAAGGTGCGTCCGTCGTCTACTGCGGCGTCGGCGCCACTGTGGACACAGGCTCCGTGGTGGGCCGTGACCTGGACGTGCGGTCGCCGGCCGACATGCAGGCGTTGGTCGAGCTGGCGGTGTCCCGGTTCGGCGGCGTCGACATCCTCGTCACGAGCGCGGGCATCCAGCGGTACGGAACCGTCGAGGAGACCACGGCCGAGCTGTGGGACGAGGTGCTCGCGGTCAACCTGACCGGAGTGTTCAACGCCTGCCAAGCCGCTCTGCCCGAACTGCGCAAGCGGGCCGGCGCGATCGTCGCCGTCTCATCCGTACAGGCCTTCGCCTCACAGCAACGCGTCGCGGCGTACGCGACCTCGAAAGCAGGCGTCAACGCACTGATCAAATCGATCGCGCTGGACTACGCGCCCTACGGCGTACGCGCGAACGTCGTCTGCCCCGGCTCGGTCGACACCCCGATGCTGCGCTGGGCAGCCGACCTGTACAAAGGCACGTCCACCGTCGAAGAGACGATCGACGGCTGGGGCGCCCGGCACCCGCTGGGCCGTGTCGCCCAACCCGCCGAAGTCGCCGAAGTGGTGGCGTTCCTGGCTGGGCCGCGATCGTCGTTCGTCACCGGCTCCGAATACCGGGTGGACGGCGGCCTCCTCACCGTCAACCCCGCCTCCTTATCCGCGTGA
- a CDS encoding DUF4432 family protein, translating to MRTVVLENEHLRATFLPDKGTDLVELLDKARGIDLAWRSPMGRRSAVPGGAPDPVAAFLDTYPGGWQEVLPNGGAPCHYRGAALSQHGEVSGVPWAYQLVDEGVIFTVETARFPLRLTKTIRLRGAGLEFAEELENLAPVEMETMWGQHITFGEPFLAPGHRIRLPEGVTVIPHETAIHPAGRMVRPDRGAWPVVAAFPEGTTDLSIVPERGGPSDIVYLHGASWYEITAPDGHGLRVDWDAAVLPYLWLWQELGATTDYPWWGRAYVLGLEPFSSYPTDGLAEAVRNGTALRLAPFDKRDLRWSAQLLAASGGADV from the coding sequence GTGAGAACCGTCGTGCTGGAGAACGAGCACCTGCGGGCGACGTTCCTGCCCGACAAGGGGACGGACCTCGTCGAGCTGCTCGACAAGGCGCGCGGGATCGACCTCGCCTGGCGGTCGCCGATGGGACGCCGCTCGGCCGTGCCGGGCGGCGCGCCCGACCCGGTCGCCGCCTTCCTCGACACGTATCCGGGGGGTTGGCAGGAGGTGCTCCCGAACGGGGGCGCCCCCTGCCACTACCGGGGCGCGGCACTGTCCCAGCACGGTGAGGTCAGTGGCGTGCCATGGGCGTATCAGTTGGTTGACGAGGGGGTGATCTTCACCGTCGAGACCGCGCGTTTCCCGCTCCGGCTGACCAAGACGATCCGCTTGCGGGGCGCGGGGCTGGAGTTCGCCGAGGAGCTGGAGAACCTCGCGCCGGTCGAGATGGAGACGATGTGGGGGCAGCACATCACGTTCGGCGAGCCGTTCCTCGCGCCGGGGCACCGCATCCGCCTGCCCGAGGGCGTGACGGTGATTCCGCACGAGACCGCGATCCATCCGGCGGGGCGGATGGTTCGTCCGGACCGCGGCGCGTGGCCGGTCGTAGCGGCGTTTCCCGAAGGGACGACGGATCTGTCCATCGTCCCCGAGCGCGGCGGGCCGAGCGACATCGTCTACCTGCACGGCGCTTCCTGGTACGAGATCACCGCGCCGGACGGCCACGGCCTGCGCGTCGACTGGGACGCGGCGGTGCTGCCGTACCTGTGGCTGTGGCAAGAACTGGGCGCGACGACCGACTATCCCTGGTGGGGCCGCGCCTACGTGCTGGGGCTCGAACCGTTCTCCAGCTATCCGACCGACGGGCTGGCCGAGGCGGTACGCAACGGCACAGCGCTGCGGTTGGCCCCCTTCGACAAGCGGGACCTGAGATGGTCCGCCCAGCTGCTGGCCGCGTCGGGAGGCGCTGATGTCTGA
- a CDS encoding ABC transporter permease: MTGLALAQGRIEVKQFARTRESLVFTLVFPAIILLIFGAIFSGDIDGISFKQYFAAGMIASGLMSSGFQNLAITIPIERDRGVLKRYRSTPMPKWVFFAGKIIQVGVIGFFATVILLVIGMFYGLDLPSSPEKWFTLLWVWLLGLTACTLLGIAFSAAARTGRSGPAVVTPIALILQFISGVFFPFTQLPHWMQQIAAFFPLKWICQGMRAAFLPDSFAASEPAGSFELGKVALILGAWCIVGLVASLLFFRWTTKRDG, translated from the coding sequence ATGACCGGGTTGGCCTTGGCTCAGGGGCGGATCGAGGTCAAGCAGTTCGCGCGTACGCGGGAATCGCTGGTCTTCACCCTCGTGTTCCCCGCGATCATCCTGCTGATCTTCGGCGCGATCTTCTCCGGCGACATCGACGGCATCTCGTTCAAGCAGTACTTCGCGGCCGGCATGATCGCCTCGGGGTTGATGTCGTCCGGCTTCCAGAACCTGGCCATCACCATCCCGATCGAGCGCGATCGCGGGGTGCTCAAGCGCTACCGCAGTACGCCCATGCCGAAGTGGGTGTTCTTCGCCGGGAAGATCATCCAGGTGGGCGTCATCGGCTTCTTCGCCACCGTGATCCTGCTCGTGATCGGCATGTTCTACGGCCTCGATCTGCCGTCCAGCCCGGAGAAGTGGTTCACCCTGCTCTGGGTGTGGCTGCTCGGGCTCACCGCCTGCACGCTGCTCGGCATCGCCTTCTCGGCGGCAGCGCGTACGGGGCGGAGCGGGCCGGCCGTGGTCACGCCGATCGCGCTGATCCTGCAGTTCATCTCCGGGGTGTTCTTCCCCTTCACCCAGCTGCCCCACTGGATGCAGCAGATCGCGGCGTTCTTCCCGCTGAAGTGGATCTGCCAGGGGATGCGCGCGGCGTTCCTGCCCGACTCGTTCGCGGCGTCGGAGCCGGCCGGCTCGTTCGAACTCGGCAAGGTCGCCTTGATCCTGGGCGCATGGTGCATCGTCGGGCTGGTGGCCAGCCTGCTGTTCTTCCGGTGGACCACCAAGCGCGACGGCTGA
- a CDS encoding ABC transporter ATP-binding protein gives MTSDLAISVSGLRKSYQDKAAVDGLDLSVARGEIFALLGPNGAGKTTTVEILEGFRKRDAGSVDVLGVDPGHAPLSWRTRVGVVLQGTGEFDELKVSEVVRHFARFYPDPTDPDEVIEQVGLAEKADARTHTLSGGQMRRLDVALGIVNKPELLFLDEPTTGFDPVARREFWELIRGLRAGGTTILLTTHYLEEAEELADRVGVIAGGRMLEVATPASLGGRNTGRTTVSWRASDGSLRSEETDAPTAVVQRLSAEFGGEVPELVVHRPTLEDIYLKMIGEQS, from the coding sequence GTGACTTCCGATCTGGCGATCTCCGTCTCGGGGCTCCGCAAGTCCTACCAGGACAAGGCGGCCGTCGATGGGCTGGACCTGTCGGTCGCCCGCGGCGAGATCTTCGCGCTCCTCGGCCCGAACGGCGCGGGCAAGACGACCACGGTGGAGATCCTCGAAGGCTTCCGCAAGCGGGACGCCGGCTCGGTCGACGTGCTCGGCGTCGATCCGGGCCACGCTCCGCTGTCCTGGCGTACGCGGGTGGGCGTGGTGCTGCAAGGCACCGGCGAGTTCGACGAGCTCAAGGTCAGCGAGGTCGTCCGGCACTTCGCCCGGTTCTACCCGGACCCGACCGACCCGGACGAGGTGATCGAGCAGGTCGGGCTGGCCGAGAAGGCCGACGCGCGCACGCACACGCTGTCGGGCGGGCAGATGCGTCGCCTCGACGTCGCCCTCGGCATCGTCAACAAGCCGGAGCTGCTCTTCCTCGACGAGCCGACGACCGGCTTCGACCCGGTCGCCCGCCGGGAGTTCTGGGAGCTGATCCGGGGTCTCCGGGCCGGCGGGACGACCATCCTGCTCACCACGCACTACCTGGAAGAGGCCGAGGAACTCGCCGACCGGGTCGGGGTGATCGCCGGCGGTCGCATGCTCGAAGTCGCCACTCCGGCCTCGCTCGGTGGCCGGAACACGGGCCGGACGACGGTCAGCTGGCGTGCCTCCGACGGCTCGCTGCGCTCGGAGGAGACGGACGCGCCGACCGCGGTCGTCCAGCGGCTGTCCGCGGAGTTCGGCGGTGAGGTGCCGGAGCTGGTGGTGCACCGGCCGACCCTCGAGGACATCTACCTCAAGATGATCGGAGAGCAGTCATGA